From a region of the Candidatus Eremiobacterota bacterium genome:
- a CDS encoding metallophosphoesterase encodes MKQWSVLPRVLIVLTVLAFFTGCGGNGGSGESVVLSSSGDALKMRFAAFGDLQIGTLQSGNASCTNIPQLRQTIIDCAGSDPVPEITFLNGDMVLNMIKDDGEALKTQLDAWQQLYSGLPDAGRSQLLPIPGNHEVDFEDLALNAQAPNPGAIDQWLLWFVRNGYDFAAGNGPTPAGSNPDSLARDESKLTYSFTRGVTHFTVIDTDVLTTKTDATTGLVLSGWIAINWIEEDVRKAQLDPSVSEIIIVGHRPVETPSYSTDSPGIINTAEYPLADRLSAVMSSNSKVKLLLVSHCHAWDARKLNNGAGVWQVIVGNAGAPIQEGWNPAGGVYFGYSLIDLYQSGKIVLSNYGRALPPSPQKFYEDSPVAPAPATLRETLTI; translated from the coding sequence ATGAAACAATGGTCCGTACTCCCAAGGGTATTGATTGTATTGACGGTGCTGGCTTTTTTCACCGGCTGCGGCGGTAACGGCGGCAGCGGAGAAAGTGTCGTGCTCTCATCCTCCGGTGATGCATTGAAAATGAGATTCGCAGCCTTTGGTGATCTCCAGATAGGCACGCTCCAGTCAGGAAACGCGAGCTGCACCAACATTCCGCAGCTCCGCCAGACCATTATTGACTGTGCCGGCAGCGATCCCGTGCCTGAGATCACCTTCCTGAACGGCGATATGGTGCTGAACATGATCAAGGATGACGGGGAAGCGCTCAAAACCCAGCTTGATGCGTGGCAGCAGCTCTACAGCGGTCTCCCCGATGCAGGCAGGAGCCAGCTTCTGCCGATCCCGGGAAACCACGAGGTGGACTTCGAGGACCTCGCGCTCAACGCGCAGGCGCCCAACCCGGGGGCCATTGATCAGTGGCTTCTGTGGTTTGTGAGGAACGGCTATGATTTCGCCGCAGGGAACGGTCCCACGCCGGCGGGCTCAAACCCCGACAGCCTGGCCCGCGATGAGTCAAAGCTCACCTATTCCTTCACCAGGGGAGTTACCCACTTCACTGTCATCGATACCGACGTGCTCACCACGAAGACTGACGCGACCACGGGGCTGGTGCTGTCCGGCTGGATTGCGATCAACTGGATAGAAGAGGATGTGAGAAAGGCCCAGCTTGATCCGTCAGTCTCAGAAATAATCATAGTGGGGCACAGGCCTGTTGAGACGCCTTCATACAGCACCGACAGTCCCGGCATAATCAACACGGCCGAATATCCTCTGGCCGACAGGCTTTCCGCGGTGATGAGCAGCAACAGCAAGGTGAAGCTCCTTCTCGTAAGCCACTGCCATGCATGGGATGCAAGAAAGCTCAACAACGGCGCAGGCGTGTGGCAGGTAATAGTGGGAAACGCCGGAGCGCCTATCCAGGAAGGCTGGAATCCGGCAGGAGGAGTGTACTTCGGCTATTCCCTCATCGACCTCTATCAAAGCGGAAAGATAGTCCTTTCCAATTACGGGAGAGCCCTCCCCCCCTCCCCGCAGAAATTCTACGAGGACTCGCCCGTGGCCCCGGCGCCCGCGACGCTGAGGGAAACCCTGACGATTTAA
- a CDS encoding HNH endonuclease signature motif containing protein produces the protein MDTHETRSVAALFLPDEEELLHLNDSLSSQDYEDMLLLPEPYELPAGGPCRPEHLVKLTREGLIPEAEKLTEDISFGSIDRDERAARIDFLLCEAVRGRLALDLALGGLLVTLKTKGVDQLGYRSMGTFATEHLSFSGRTASELMHNFELLKALPLTREAYLHGKIAKSALRHLSRVATPENESWWLAIAKERSLCGLEQEVKRALAEGKADGAPGSEGSLRAAGGACDDAHGDEAEGTMMYFSVPPSLALTWDFALSLFRDKEHYDGPVSGFVEALLANFLASGKAAPELPALDSEGNRPIFSRVPLLKRRMRNRRVSDPDESDGQDGEGQAFGSPWEQPWSIHFPSWLEEARPGRDAGSSARAISNRLRRAASIRQRLDVASGMLLRAMDERQLHRLLGYEFIEDYAGECCGFSMAQTRQLIRLAQGFRRHSLTEDAFRKGVITREQARLILPLVDSRNESQWIAYAASVPTIDLREEAGRVARILEYDCLVPHNYALLPGFRYVTDERFHDLPEEVQDIIRTGSWYTGPSLNPSWPLESDDEELVASRDRRFDVPWKYFSDVDELRAAEASKKIEKNSRLCAGLGNRSGSDHLYAGACNGEKQAPHGQGCKNLLCSCHQSLEKARQICTIPRGESPEEVFLRDILSEGSPAKAGGPSLAVKGAMMIKFFLPRELQGIWDLAAHLFLARLAKAEGADTSGDLLRDPEEKFLAALLADYLTTEGTLKKAAHHHKILRRDRFRCQTPGCRCRRGLHVHHIIRRSQGGTDAPWNLIVLCEACHLHLLHNLRTLTVKGRAPYELTFTFGSLSEGTPFLVYEKGLVRSSGGSMASR, from the coding sequence ATGGATACACATGAGACCCGTTCCGTTGCTGCCCTGTTCCTTCCCGATGAAGAAGAGCTTCTTCACCTCAACGATTCTTTGTCTTCTCAGGATTACGAGGACATGCTGCTCCTGCCGGAGCCTTATGAGCTTCCCGCGGGGGGGCCCTGCAGGCCGGAGCACCTCGTCAAGCTCACCAGGGAGGGCCTCATCCCCGAAGCGGAAAAGCTCACCGAGGATATCTCCTTCGGCTCAATCGACAGGGACGAGCGGGCAGCGCGCATTGATTTTCTGCTCTGCGAGGCAGTCCGCGGCCGCCTGGCACTTGATCTTGCACTCGGCGGCCTTCTCGTCACTCTTAAAACGAAAGGGGTTGATCAGTTAGGATACCGCTCCATGGGGACCTTCGCCACGGAGCATCTCTCTTTCTCGGGGCGCACCGCGTCGGAGCTGATGCACAACTTCGAGCTGCTCAAGGCGCTGCCCCTCACCCGTGAGGCATATCTGCATGGAAAAATCGCAAAGAGCGCTCTCAGGCATCTCTCGAGGGTCGCAACGCCTGAGAATGAGTCCTGGTGGCTCGCCATTGCAAAGGAGCGCTCCCTGTGCGGCCTTGAGCAGGAAGTGAAAAGGGCCCTCGCTGAAGGGAAGGCCGATGGGGCTCCCGGTTCTGAAGGAAGTCTGCGCGCAGCGGGCGGGGCGTGCGATGATGCGCACGGTGACGAGGCTGAGGGCACGATGATGTATTTCAGCGTGCCGCCCTCCCTTGCCCTCACCTGGGACTTCGCCCTCTCCCTCTTCCGGGACAAAGAGCACTATGACGGGCCTGTCTCAGGATTTGTCGAGGCGCTCCTCGCCAATTTCCTGGCCTCGGGGAAAGCCGCCCCGGAGCTCCCGGCCCTCGATAGCGAGGGGAATCGCCCCATATTCTCACGGGTGCCCCTCCTGAAAAGGAGGATGAGAAACCGGCGTGTGAGCGATCCCGATGAGTCCGACGGGCAGGACGGCGAAGGCCAGGCCTTCGGCTCTCCCTGGGAGCAGCCCTGGAGCATCCATTTCCCGTCGTGGCTGGAAGAAGCCCGGCCGGGAAGAGACGCCGGGAGCTCCGCAAGGGCGATTTCGAATCGCCTCCGGAGGGCCGCCTCGATCCGCCAGAGGCTCGACGTGGCCTCGGGAATGCTCCTCCGGGCGATGGATGAGCGGCAGCTCCACCGCCTTCTCGGCTATGAGTTCATCGAGGATTACGCAGGGGAGTGCTGCGGATTTTCGATGGCTCAGACCCGCCAGCTCATCAGGCTCGCCCAGGGATTCCGGCGCCACTCCCTCACTGAAGACGCCTTCAGGAAAGGTGTCATCACCAGGGAGCAGGCACGCCTCATCCTCCCCCTCGTGGACTCCAGGAATGAATCGCAATGGATTGCCTATGCCGCAAGCGTGCCCACGATTGATCTCAGGGAAGAGGCGGGGCGTGTCGCCCGGATCCTGGAATATGACTGCCTTGTCCCTCACAATTATGCGCTCCTTCCCGGCTTCCGCTACGTCACTGACGAGAGGTTTCACGACCTGCCGGAGGAGGTGCAGGACATCATAAGGACTGGGTCCTGGTACACAGGCCCTTCCCTCAATCCTTCGTGGCCTCTTGAGTCAGACGACGAGGAACTCGTCGCTTCCCGCGACAGGCGCTTTGATGTGCCCTGGAAGTATTTCAGCGATGTCGATGAGCTGCGCGCCGCCGAGGCATCCAAGAAAATTGAAAAAAACTCCAGGCTGTGTGCGGGCCTCGGAAATCGGTCGGGGAGCGATCATCTCTATGCGGGGGCATGCAATGGGGAGAAGCAGGCACCTCATGGGCAAGGATGCAAAAATCTCCTGTGCTCCTGTCATCAGTCGCTGGAAAAAGCCCGGCAGATCTGCACCATCCCCCGGGGAGAGAGCCCAGAAGAAGTCTTTCTCAGGGACATTCTCTCGGAAGGCAGCCCGGCCAAGGCAGGGGGCCCCTCCCTGGCAGTGAAGGGCGCCATGATGATCAAGTTCTTCCTTCCCCGGGAGCTCCAGGGGATCTGGGATCTGGCGGCTCACCTCTTTCTCGCCAGGCTTGCCAAGGCAGAGGGCGCCGACACCTCCGGTGATTTGTTGAGGGACCCGGAAGAGAAATTCCTTGCCGCCCTTCTAGCCGACTATCTCACCACCGAGGGAACCTTGAAAAAGGCGGCCCATCACCATAAAATTCTCAGGCGTGACCGCTTCCGCTGCCAGACCCCCGGCTGCCGGTGCCGGCGGGGCCTCCACGTGCATCATATCATCAGGCGCTCCCAGGGCGGCACCGATGCCCCCTGGAACCTCATTGTGCTCTGCGAAGCCTGCCACCTCCACCTCCTCCACAATCTGCGGACCCTCACCGTGAAGGGCAGGGCGCCTTACGAGCTCACCTTTACTTTCGGCTCACTCTCGGAAGGCACTCCTTTCCTGGTCTATGAAAAGGGGCTCGTGAGGAGTTCTGGCGGTTCCATGGCTTCTCGATGA
- a CDS encoding tetratricopeptide repeat protein, whose amino-acid sequence MGQLSEINYMVEVHTVDDFFEKLHKIGSGEKKIGNLILLGHGSQETPFITLSEEPVQVQLNPDDIDIDNDMRYLRSAIESRISNRLKYYTLKYKKELSEEEKSDLELAEKRLESYDDNIRPDLIRRIDNLDRFEKVRTIMAPDARILLLVCSAAATAEHRKFVNNLGKVLLGQKGGAIVASKQDITVPQAAGEGDSVASALWGEVKWIATILKSGQWVNPGDFAPLGSGVDPKKASFFNYGNWTTMRISSDEDTTPYYNPLLVEAEPSSAEVFQGQKAKLSVKVKKAFDSGKLTYYWNFSNKGSSEASYVFDAGPYDEKLVNVRVEIQDEKGRKGYDNVFIFVKKQEYTVDISLSNAKPAKDEVINAKALCVRGTLPKESLWRWVASGGAQIMPRGDGTKNNEAKVKVTGQGKVTAVLYYLGDFGKEHVLACVEKGIMAGKESTPEPSPSPSPTPSPTGIPSQEPGSSAQQRYQEHFAPEAKKLHNWLIDALKYLDALKELDTRVFSGFPSRCRPDADEDRHSARGKGGGKVMTKEELLALYKKKCIAWASTRHKDEQKKMNAAKAAINGSGLLDFSSSCEASGDYKGYVNKVEALKKKLPYPVPDPVPPSVSLTDNYYHSCGFFEDKPGAAPVAITPSEKPSPTEESEPLSVELEASKAKLAPGEESKVTARVKGGKGPYSYAWNDGSPGSTSSHLFSSAKPGEYTVKASVTDSKGKKASKELSLIVGDLTVTIEMTGGARTITLGETAQFKAALTSGGKPVTGSFVFRWQSDTKDSFDPGEGAASQSKVRFTRPGKVKAWVEVLAKKGSALTPAGESEQLEAEVAAPALSLEFSPSSPQVGKEVKAKLKTVPLFNECEARWELSRNAKLLSESKDTKEIVFLLLDSTPASLTARVRTPHYGDDLGDASGTIQASSYKVSVTVLGPSGPPPKVWKEGKGLVDAPGEIAVFQDVRLRADIEPLPEGSLRYQWSLNSGSSFSGNSSAKETAAQRSEVGTCQATVSVKNADGMVLGSGSGSFSVTISQEALKKGKAAEEAAGRSKNLAGLMKEAAGKQETKDYKGAIADYTKALDINSSLAEAWHMRGVCKGETGDSRGAVEDYSRAIALTPGNAVIWYDRGLDKRKMNDLAGAISDYSEVIRLRPDYTSAYYNRAIALRMLGRHQEAIKDFTRAVELDPRKYTSWCGRGLSKEETGDLEGALADIRKALEIKPDDATSLAALARLQKKAEPLSVTLSPSEVKVKTGEKITLDAQASGGKPPYRYEWYAGPARDEKASGPRVTWTFDKPQQFIISVKVKDSAGNEESTAGTVAVEGAAKTSRSEAIKYYLQGVTKNKEGKFSEAIENFNRAIELEPDFASAYADRAYSKNSIKDFRDAAEDSCKAITFRNNTALPDELKVLKYYLVYNILGYSYDELGDYRKAIDIYTEGIRLKPDYQSLYRNRGVVYCHLGEHKKAIEDFNEAIRLKPEARYYAARGRCWMHLGDKEKALADSQKALEIDPADNIAKGVIRDIGSQNVKPLTVTLSPQEVNAKTGEKITLEARANGGTPPYTYEWFDNRSREDIVSTPSISWTPSRPRQFTESVVVTDSTGSRARAECAVSVHHEAAPAQEPAAPASPASPLTVTLDPPELSGPQGLKVSLVAHPSGGVPPYTYEWYENGQMETELYRSSIQWNLGSPGKYTESVIVRDSAGTTAQANCTVTVQQKAAPAASAQPLTVTLDPPALSGPTGLKVSLVAKPRGGVPPYTYEWYWNGQKETELSQSSIQWTLGNPRQYTESVIVRDSAGTTAQANCTVSVEERPEPTVKPKIEEFGVKLVLSAEDSACLSKDTIYAGETIEIEAKIIKGGRPPFRYEWFFEGKKDEKLNNMDAIEINLKKLGPREVTVRVTDSKDFSIDVPMKFTVVKREDTSPGPAPTSEQIRYVSNFAGTWDTNWGRMVLKVEGVSVYGNYTHDKGRIKATLSNDGRTLTGYWSEAPSYRPSKDAGRVTLTISSDGNSLYGTWGYDKSLDGGDWTGKRISR is encoded by the coding sequence ATGGGACAGCTTTCAGAGATAAACTACATGGTTGAGGTTCATACCGTCGATGATTTCTTTGAAAAACTGCATAAAATCGGCTCAGGAGAAAAGAAAATCGGGAATCTGATTCTTCTAGGCCACGGCTCACAGGAGACGCCGTTTATTACTCTATCTGAAGAGCCTGTGCAAGTTCAGCTCAACCCTGATGATATTGACATAGATAATGATATGAGATATCTCAGATCCGCCATTGAATCAAGAATCAGTAACAGATTGAAATACTATACGCTCAAATATAAAAAGGAGCTCAGTGAAGAGGAGAAATCTGATCTGGAATTGGCCGAAAAAAGGCTCGAAAGCTACGATGACAATATAAGGCCTGATTTAATCCGCCGTATAGACAACCTGGATCGATTTGAGAAGGTAAGAACCATTATGGCTCCTGATGCCAGAATCTTGTTACTGGTATGCTCCGCGGCAGCAACTGCAGAGCACAGAAAGTTTGTCAATAATCTCGGGAAGGTCTTGCTGGGGCAAAAAGGCGGCGCGATTGTCGCTTCCAAGCAGGACATAACTGTTCCGCAGGCCGCCGGGGAGGGTGATTCTGTTGCATCCGCCCTGTGGGGGGAAGTGAAATGGATTGCAACTATCCTCAAATCAGGGCAATGGGTGAATCCTGGAGATTTTGCCCCCCTCGGCAGCGGGGTGGATCCCAAGAAGGCATCCTTCTTCAACTATGGAAACTGGACAACCATGAGAATCAGCTCCGATGAAGATACAACACCTTACTATAATCCTCTGCTTGTCGAGGCAGAGCCATCGTCAGCTGAAGTTTTCCAGGGGCAAAAAGCAAAGCTCTCTGTGAAAGTGAAAAAAGCCTTTGACAGCGGAAAATTGACTTACTACTGGAATTTCAGCAATAAAGGAAGCTCAGAAGCCTCATATGTTTTTGATGCGGGCCCTTATGATGAAAAGCTCGTCAACGTGAGGGTGGAGATTCAGGATGAAAAGGGTCGCAAAGGCTATGACAATGTATTCATATTTGTAAAAAAACAGGAATATACTGTTGATATATCACTCTCCAACGCCAAGCCTGCAAAGGACGAGGTTATCAATGCAAAGGCACTCTGCGTGAGAGGCACCCTTCCCAAGGAGAGTCTCTGGCGCTGGGTGGCTTCAGGCGGCGCTCAGATCATGCCTCGGGGCGACGGGACTAAGAACAATGAAGCCAAGGTCAAGGTCACGGGACAGGGGAAGGTTACTGCTGTCCTCTACTACCTGGGCGATTTCGGTAAAGAGCACGTGCTTGCCTGCGTGGAAAAAGGAATCATGGCAGGCAAGGAAAGCACTCCGGAGCCGAGTCCATCGCCTTCTCCCACTCCTTCCCCCACAGGCATTCCTTCCCAGGAGCCCGGGAGCAGCGCCCAGCAAAGATACCAGGAGCACTTCGCCCCCGAGGCGAAAAAGCTCCACAACTGGCTTATCGATGCATTGAAATACCTTGATGCCCTGAAAGAGCTTGATACCAGGGTGTTTTCAGGGTTTCCCTCGCGGTGCAGGCCCGATGCCGATGAGGATCGTCACAGCGCGCGCGGGAAAGGCGGGGGAAAGGTTATGACAAAGGAAGAGCTTCTTGCCCTTTATAAGAAGAAGTGCATCGCCTGGGCATCAACCCGCCATAAAGACGAACAGAAGAAGATGAACGCCGCGAAAGCGGCCATCAATGGATCGGGGCTCCTGGATTTTTCCTCCTCCTGTGAAGCTTCCGGGGATTATAAGGGATACGTGAACAAGGTGGAAGCGCTGAAGAAAAAGCTCCCTTACCCGGTCCCCGATCCCGTTCCCCCGTCTGTCTCCCTTACGGATAACTATTATCACAGCTGCGGTTTCTTCGAGGACAAGCCAGGTGCGGCCCCCGTGGCCATCACTCCGTCGGAGAAGCCTTCTCCCACTGAAGAGAGCGAGCCCCTCTCCGTTGAGCTTGAGGCGTCAAAGGCAAAGCTTGCCCCCGGTGAGGAATCGAAGGTCACGGCAAGAGTCAAGGGGGGAAAGGGGCCTTACTCATACGCCTGGAATGACGGCTCCCCGGGGAGCACATCAAGCCATCTTTTCTCTTCTGCCAAGCCGGGTGAATATACAGTGAAAGCTTCGGTGACTGACAGCAAGGGCAAAAAGGCTTCGAAAGAGCTCTCTCTCATAGTGGGGGATCTCACCGTGACCATTGAGATGACGGGCGGCGCCCGCACGATCACTCTTGGCGAGACGGCACAATTCAAGGCGGCCCTCACTTCGGGAGGGAAACCCGTCACCGGGAGCTTTGTGTTCCGATGGCAGTCTGATACCAAGGATTCCTTCGATCCCGGTGAAGGCGCCGCATCCCAGAGCAAGGTGCGCTTCACCCGCCCCGGGAAGGTGAAGGCATGGGTGGAGGTGTTGGCAAAAAAGGGGAGCGCCCTCACTCCTGCGGGCGAATCAGAGCAGCTTGAAGCGGAAGTGGCCGCCCCGGCTCTTTCTCTTGAATTCTCTCCCTCTTCACCCCAGGTGGGAAAAGAGGTTAAAGCGAAACTCAAGACAGTGCCTCTCTTCAATGAGTGCGAAGCCCGGTGGGAGCTCTCAAGAAATGCGAAGCTCCTCTCGGAATCCAAGGATACCAAGGAAATTGTATTCCTGCTCCTGGACAGCACACCGGCCTCATTGACGGCGCGGGTGCGGACCCCTCATTACGGCGATGACCTTGGCGACGCGAGCGGGACCATTCAGGCCTCTTCCTACAAGGTTTCTGTCACGGTGCTGGGGCCTTCGGGCCCTCCTCCCAAGGTCTGGAAGGAGGGAAAAGGTCTTGTCGATGCACCCGGCGAGATCGCCGTGTTCCAGGATGTGAGGCTCCGCGCCGACATCGAGCCCCTGCCTGAGGGATCTCTCCGCTACCAGTGGAGCCTCAACAGCGGCTCGAGCTTCTCGGGCAACTCCTCTGCAAAAGAGACGGCGGCCCAGAGAAGCGAGGTGGGAACATGCCAGGCCACGGTGTCAGTGAAAAACGCTGATGGCATGGTGCTCGGAAGCGGCTCGGGGAGCTTCAGCGTCACCATCTCGCAGGAGGCCCTGAAGAAGGGAAAGGCTGCCGAGGAAGCGGCCGGGCGCTCGAAAAACCTGGCCGGCCTGATGAAGGAAGCAGCAGGGAAACAGGAAACAAAAGACTACAAGGGAGCGATTGCCGACTATACGAAAGCACTCGATATAAACTCATCTCTCGCTGAGGCGTGGCACATGAGAGGGGTATGCAAAGGTGAGACCGGCGACAGCAGGGGAGCAGTGGAAGATTACAGCAGGGCCATTGCGCTCACACCGGGCAATGCCGTCATCTGGTATGACAGAGGTCTCGATAAGAGAAAGATGAACGATCTCGCCGGCGCCATCTCGGACTACAGCGAGGTAATCCGCCTCAGGCCTGATTATACAAGCGCTTACTATAACAGGGCCATTGCCCTGAGAATGCTTGGCAGGCACCAGGAGGCCATAAAAGATTTCACCAGAGCTGTCGAGCTTGACCCCCGGAAATACACCTCATGGTGCGGAAGAGGTCTTTCAAAGGAAGAGACGGGAGACCTTGAGGGTGCCCTCGCTGACATCAGGAAGGCCCTCGAGATAAAGCCAGACGATGCCACGTCCCTGGCAGCCCTCGCGAGGCTTCAGAAGAAGGCCGAGCCCCTCAGCGTGACCCTCTCTCCGAGTGAAGTGAAGGTAAAGACAGGCGAGAAAATCACACTTGATGCTCAGGCAAGCGGAGGAAAGCCACCTTACCGGTATGAGTGGTATGCAGGCCCCGCCAGGGATGAGAAAGCCTCAGGCCCCAGGGTCACCTGGACTTTTGACAAGCCTCAACAGTTCATTATATCGGTGAAAGTGAAAGACAGCGCCGGAAATGAAGAGAGTACCGCCGGCACTGTGGCCGTGGAAGGGGCTGCAAAAACCTCGCGGAGTGAGGCAATTAAGTATTATTTACAGGGCGTTACTAAAAATAAGGAGGGGAAGTTCAGCGAAGCCATTGAAAATTTCAACAGGGCAATCGAGCTGGAGCCCGATTTTGCCTCAGCTTACGCAGACAGAGCATACAGCAAGAATTCAATCAAAGATTTCAGAGATGCTGCAGAAGACTCGTGCAAAGCCATCACTTTCAGGAATAACACTGCACTGCCAGATGAATTGAAAGTTTTGAAATATTATCTTGTCTATAATATATTAGGATATTCCTACGATGAACTTGGTGATTACAGGAAAGCTATTGACATCTATACAGAGGGGATACGGCTGAAGCCGGACTATCAATCGTTATATCGTAACCGTGGTGTCGTATACTGCCATCTCGGTGAGCACAAGAAAGCAATAGAAGACTTCAACGAAGCAATAAGGCTGAAGCCTGAGGCCCGTTACTATGCGGCAAGAGGGCGATGCTGGATGCACCTTGGCGACAAGGAGAAAGCCCTTGCAGATTCGCAGAAAGCTCTCGAGATTGATCCAGCCGATAATATCGCAAAAGGAGTAATACGTGATATCGGCTCTCAAAATGTAAAGCCCCTCACGGTAACCCTCTCTCCCCAGGAAGTGAATGCAAAGACCGGTGAGAAAATCACTCTTGAAGCAAGGGCGAACGGAGGAACGCCTCCCTACACCTATGAATGGTTTGATAACCGCTCAAGGGAGGACATTGTCTCCACTCCCTCCATAAGCTGGACTCCAAGCAGGCCGAGGCAGTTCACTGAATCGGTCGTGGTGACGGACAGCACCGGGTCACGGGCCAGGGCAGAGTGCGCGGTGAGCGTGCACCATGAAGCGGCACCGGCCCAGGAGCCTGCCGCGCCTGCCAGTCCGGCAAGCCCTCTCACGGTAACCCTCGATCCCCCGGAACTGAGCGGCCCTCAAGGCCTGAAAGTGAGCCTTGTTGCCCATCCCAGCGGGGGCGTGCCTCCCTATACCTATGAGTGGTATGAAAACGGGCAGATGGAAACGGAACTCTATCGATCTTCCATACAATGGAACCTTGGGAGTCCGGGAAAGTACACCGAATCAGTGATCGTGAGGGACAGCGCCGGGACCACGGCCCAGGCAAACTGCACCGTCACGGTGCAGCAGAAGGCAGCGCCTGCTGCAAGCGCGCAGCCTCTCACGGTAACCCTCGATCCTCCTGCGCTGAGCGGACCAACGGGCCTGAAAGTGAGCCTCGTGGCGAAACCGAGGGGAGGGGTGCCTCCCTATACCTATGAATGGTATTGGAACGGCCAAAAGGAGACGGAGCTCTCTCAATCCTCCATACAATGGACCCTTGGGAATCCGAGACAGTATACCGAATCGGTAATCGTGAGGGACAGCGCCGGGACCACGGCCCAGGCAAACTGCACCGTATCCGTTGAAGAAAGGCCAGAGCCCACAGTGAAACCCAAAATAGAAGAATTCGGGGTAAAGCTTGTTCTCAGCGCCGAAGATTCGGCATGTTTATCAAAGGACACCATATATGCAGGCGAAACCATCGAAATAGAAGCCAAGATAATAAAAGGAGGAAGGCCGCCTTTCCGCTATGAATGGTTCTTTGAAGGAAAAAAGGATGAAAAGCTCAACAACATGGACGCTATCGAAATCAATCTTAAAAAACTGGGCCCTCGCGAAGTGACAGTCCGTGTTACAGATTCAAAGGATTTCAGCATAGATGTACCAATGAAATTTACCGTGGTGAAAAGAGAAGACACCTCGCCGGGGCCCGCGCCCACAAGTGAGCAGATACGTTATGTGAGCAACTTTGCAGGTACCTGGGATACGAACTGGGGAAGGATGGTGCTTAAGGTGGAAGGGGTGTCGGTCTATGGGAATTATACCCATGACAAGGGAAGAATAAAAGCCACTCTCTCAAATGATGGCAGAACCCTCACAGGCTACTGGAGCGAGGCACCTTCCTACAGGCCCAGCAAAGATGCTGGGAGAGTGACATTGACTATCTCCAGTGATGGCAATAGCCTTTATGGCACGTGGGGCTATGACAAGAGCCTGGACGGCGGGGACTGGACCGGCAAGAGAATCTCAAGATAA
- a CDS encoding shikimate kinase, with amino-acid sequence MQKNIYLVGFMGTGKSTIGKELARLTGRKFIDMDLMLEKRLGMTIGEVFEAKGELFFRAEEKKLAFELAETHNRVIATGGGTILDEDIKATFASHGIMICLITDRGNLISRLNRTDKRPLLKGEALEERVARLMEERKDIYDKIPLKVDTTNLSPKEAAEKIVNLFKIRQKILDQLQNQYIIIS; translated from the coding sequence ATGCAGAAAAACATATATCTCGTGGGATTCATGGGCACGGGGAAGAGCACAATAGGCAAGGAGCTTGCAAGGCTCACGGGCCGCAAGTTCATTGACATGGACCTGATGCTTGAAAAACGCCTGGGAATGACGATTGGAGAGGTCTTCGAGGCGAAGGGCGAGCTGTTTTTCAGGGCCGAGGAGAAGAAGCTCGCCTTTGAGCTTGCCGAGACCCACAACAGGGTCATTGCCACCGGCGGCGGCACCATCCTCGATGAGGATATCAAGGCCACCTTCGCCTCCCATGGCATCATGATATGCCTTATCACCGACAGGGGCAACCTCATTTCGCGCCTGAACAGGACCGACAAGCGTCCTCTCCTCAAGGGAGAGGCGCTCGAGGAGCGCGTCGCCCGCCTCATGGAAGAGCGGAAGGATATCTATGATAAGATCCCCCTCAAGGTTGACACGACGAACCTTTCACCCAAGGAGGCAGCGGAAAAGATCGTGAACCTCTTCAAGATAAGGCAGAAGATCCTGGATCAGCTCCAGAACCAGTATATCATCATAAGCTGA